The Aquincola tertiaricarbonis genomic sequence CACCGGTTTCCACGTTCAGCTTGACCACGCCGGTGGCATCGCGCTCGGCCTCGGGCTGCTCCAGCAGCACATGGCGCCCGTCGCCCGGCAACCAGTCGACCACCCGGTCCTGCAGCTGCGCCGTACGCCGCCCCAGCGTGGCGCTGTTGGGGTTGCGTTCAGAGCGGTTGAGGTCGAGCAGGCCGCCACCATCGGCCTTGACCGAGACCAGCCGCGTTTCCACGGTGCCGGTGAAGTAGCGCTGGCCCGGGAAGCGCAGGCTCACCACCAGGCGATCGTTGCCCACCCAGCGGGCCCAGTTGAAGTGCTGGCGCGTGTTGTCGGTGCTGAGCACCGGCACCAGGCGGCCACCGGCCACCGGGCGCGTGGCCACCACGGTGGTGTCGCCCTGGTTGTAGAGCACGGCGATGCGCTGCCCGTCGGGCGACAGGCTCATGCCGCTGAGCAGCGGCAGGGCCGCGTAGTGCTCCACCGGCGGCCGCACAACCGCCGTCGGTGGGGTGGCCGGTTCAGGCGTGGATTCAGGCTTAGGCTGGGCCAGCAGGGCCGCCGGCAGGCCGACCCCCAGCATCAGCAGCCACAGGGTCTTGTACAGCATCACGGCCTTCCGGCAAGGGTGGTTCAGAACTGCATCGTGCGCACGCCGTCGGCGGTGCCCAGCAGGCACACGCTGGCCTTGTGGCGCGCGAAGATGCCCACGCTGACCACGCCGGGCCACTGGTTGACTTCGGTTTCCATGGCCAGCGGGTCGGTGATGGCCAGGCCGCGCACGTCCAGCAGCGGATGGCCGTTGTCGGTGATCACGCCCGGGCGCAGCGTGGCCTGGCCACCCAGCGCCGCAAAGCGCCGCGTGACCTGGGCACTGGCCGAGGCGATGATTTCCACCGGCAGCGGAAACGCGCCCAGCGTGCGCACCAGCTTCGACGCATCGGCGATGCAGATGAAGCGGTCGGCCAGGTCGGCCACCATCTTCTCGCGCGTGAGCGCGGCGCCGCCGCCCTTGATCATGTGGCCGCGGTGGTCGATCTCGTCGGCACCGTCCACGTACACCGGCAGGCGCTCCACGGTGTTGGCATCGAACACCGGGATGCCGTGGGCGCGCAGCCGCTCGGTGCTTTGCTCCGAGCTGGACACCGCGCCCGCGATCTGGCCCTTGATGGCGGCCAGCGCGTCGATGAACTTGTTGACCGTGGAGCCGGTGCCCACGCCCACGATGCTGCCGGGCACCACGTGCGCCAGCGCCGCCTGGCCGACGAGGGCCTTCAATTCGTCTTGGTTCATGCGCCGATTATCCAAGCCGCGACAGCCCCCTGCCGCGCGCAACGGACAATAGTGACCATGATCCTTCCCTACGCCCTTCCCCGCGCGGTGCTCTTCGGCATGGACGCCGAGCGCGCGCATGAGCTGACGCTCGGCACCCTGGCCCGCCTGCAGAACACCCCCGCCCAATGCCTGTGGGCCCAGGCCCGCGTGGCCGACCCGGTCACCGTGGCCGGCCTGCGCTTTCCCAACCGCATCGGCCTGGCCGCCGGCCTGGACAAGAACGGCCGCTGCATCGACGGCCTGGGCGCGATGGGCTTCGGCTTCATCGAGGTGGGCACAGTCACGCCCAAGGGCCAGCCGGGCAACCCGCAGCCGCGCATGTTCCGGCTGCCGCAGGCCGAGGCGCTGATCAACCGCCTGGGCTTCAACAACGAAGGCCTGGACGCCTTCATCCGCAACGTGCGGCAGGCGCACAGCTTCCGTGCCGCCGGCGGTGTGCTGGGCCTGAACATCGGCAAGAACGCCAGCACGCCCATCGAGCGGGCTGCCGACGACTATCTGGCGTGCCTGGAAGGCGTGTTCGCCCATGCCGACTACGTGACGGTGAACATCAGCAGCCCCAACACGCAGAACCTGCGCTCGCTGCAAAGCGACGAGGCGCTGGACGCGCTGCTGAGCGTGCTGCAGGAACGCAAGCAGGCGCTGGAAGCGGCGCAGGCCGACCGCAGCCGCAAGGTGCCGATGTTCGTGAAGATCGCGCCCGACCTGGACGACACCCAGGTGCGGCTGATCGCGGGCACCCTGCGCCGCACCGGGGTGGACGGCGTGATCGCCACCAACACCACCATCGCCCGCGACGCGGTGCAGGGCCTGCCCCATGCGCAGGAAACCGGCGGCCTGTCGGGCCGGCCGGTGTTCGAGGCCAGCAACCGCGTGATCGCGGCGCTGCGGGCCGAGCTGGGCAGCGGCTACCCCATCATCGGCGCCGGCGGCGTGATGAGCGGCGCCGACGCCCGCGCCAAGCTGGCGGCCGGGGCCGACCTGGTGCAGGTGTACACCGGCCTGATCTACCGCGGGCCGGCGCTGGTGCGCGAAGCGGCGCTGGCGATGCGCGGGCCCATCGGCGCGGCTTGATCCAGATCAGCCCGGGGCATGGCCGGGCTGCCTACAGTGGCAGCACCATGCCCAAGACCGTCGACATCATCCGCCAGGAGCATGCCGCGCTCGCGGCCATGCTGCGATCCATCCTGCTGCTGCTGTCGCAGTCGCGGCGCGAGCACACGCTGCCCGACTTCGGCGCCCTGCGGGCCATGCTGTTCTACGTGGACGAGTTTCCCGAGCAGCGCCACCACCGCAAGGAATCGGAGCTGCTGTTTCCCAAGCTGCGTGCCCGCACGCCGCTGTCGCGCGACCTGCTGGACGAGCTGGACCACCAGCATGCCCGCAGCGAACGTGCGGTGCGCGACGTGGAGCATGCGCTGCTGGGCTTCGAGATGATGGGCGAGGCCCGCCGCGGCCCCTTCGAGCGCGCGGTGCAGTGGTACGTGGACCACTACCGCGCCCACATGGCACTGGAAGAGCAGCAGATGCTGCCGCTGGCCGAACGGGTGCTGACCGCGGCCGACTGGGCCGAGCTGGACGAAGCCTTCAGCGAGAACCGCGACCCCTTCGCCGGCCACGAGCCCTCGCCCGACTATGCGGCGCTGTACACCCGCATCGTCAACCTGGTGCCGGCGCCGATCGGGCTGGGGCCACCGATGGCTGCGGGCGGCTGAGCGGCGCTGAAAACGGCTTGTCGTTCAGGCCTGCGTCACCGCCCGCAGCATCTCGCTCAGGTCCGCTTCATCGCCAAAGGCGCCGGAGCGGGAGTGGCAGACCACGCCCGACCAGCGGCCGCCCACCAGCTGCGCGCAGCCCCAGCCCGCACGCCGAGCGGGCTGCGTTTGCAGGTGTTGCACGCCGGTGGCGCGGCAGATGGCCAGCAAGGTGTCGCCGCCGATGACCAGCAGTGTGCTGGGCGGCGCGATGCGCTGCACCAGCGTGGCCAGCTGGGCCTGCAGCAGCTCAGCGGCTTGAGCGGGTGTCAGGCTTTGCAGGGGCGACAGCTCCAGCAGCGCCTGGCCGAAAGGGGCGGCCAGGCGCTGGCAGGCGCTTGAAAACTCGGCCTCGTCGCCTTCGCGCACCCGCACCGCATCGGGCCGTTGCCCGCGCAGGTGCGCCCACTGGCGCCGCACCACGGCATGGTGGCTGGCGCCGAGCATCAAGACGCCTGTGCTTGACAGCTTCGCGGCCGGCTCGGCCCGCGCGGCAGGCAGGCTGCCCCGATGCGCCGCCAGCGCCTGCGCCAGCCCGGCGCTGCCGCACCACAGGCGCCGCCGGGGCGGTGTACCAGCGGCGACCAGGCCCTCAGCCACCAGGCGCTGCAGATCGGCATCGGTGCGCACGTCGGGCACGTGCAGGCGCGGCCCTGTGTCGTCTCCGCCCAGGCCCACCGCCGCGAAGGAAGCGGGTATCGCATCGACCACGGTGGTCGGCTGCCCGCCCGTCATCACCAGGTGCCGGCCGCCCACCGTGATGCGCCCTTGCGCGGGGTAGGCCGGCGCAAAGACCAGCTCGTCAAAGCCGCCTGCCCGCGCCAGGTAGGCGCATTCGGCGAAGGTGTTGCCCCGCAGCAGGCTGTCCACCTTCTTGAAGGCCATGTCGCCCCCCCCGAACCAGTCGACCAGACCGGCCAGCTGCGCCGGCAGTTCCGTCGGCGGCACGTCGCGGGTGGGCGTGGCCACGGCCACCACGTCGGCCGCTGCGCCCACAGGCACGCGCCCCAGCCCCACCGGCACGCTGCCGTCAAAGGCGGCTGCGCTGTCCAACGCGCCGGTCAGGTCGTCGGCCAGCAGGCGGACGCCATGCGTCATGGCTTCACACGCAGCAGATCCACGCCCAGCGTGCGCACCTGCTCCACATCGGCCTCGCTGATGGCATCGTCAGTCAGCACCTGGTCGAAGGTGCGCAGCGGCAGCACACGCATCAAGGCCGCAGCGCGGAACTTGGAGGCATCGACCAGCAGGCGCCGCACCCGCGCCGATTGCGCGAATGCGCGCTTGACGGCGGCCACCTCGGCCGAGGTTTCGCTCAACATGCCGGCGTTGACGGCATGTGCGCCGCACAGCAGCACGTCGGCGCTGATGGCCGCCGCGCCCTCGATGACCGAGGGCCCCAGCACGGTGGTGAAGCCCGGCCGCAGCTGGCCGCCCAGCACATGCACCTGGATGCCGGGCGCCGCGCCCAGCACCTGCGCGATGGCCAGGTCGTTGGTGACCGCGGTCAACGGGATGTTGCGGGCCACCACCGCACGCGCGGCTTCCAGCACCGTGGTGCCGCTGTCGAAGATCACGCTCTGGTGCGGCTCCAGCGCCGCGGCGGCGGCCATGCCGATGGCGCGCTTTTCCGCCGGCGACAGCTCGGTGGCGGCATGCGCGTCGGGCTCGAAGGCGCTGTAGCCCTGCTGCTTGAGCAGCGCGCCGCCGTGCGTGCGCTCCACCACGCCGTCGGCCGCCAGGCCGTCCAGGTCGCGGCGCAGCGTGGACTGAGAGACGGCCAGCGCCTGCTCCAGCTGCGGCAACGTGACGGCGCCGTGCGAGCGCAGGAACTCGACGATGCGCTGGCGGCGCTGGGCAGGCAGCAGGCCACCCTGAAGGACTTCGAGGCTGGTGGTTTTCGATGTCATGCGCTTGATTCTGAAAGATTGTGGCGAGTTTACCGCCAAGGGTTTGCACTAACTTGGAAGATCTTGAAAGCTTTTGAGCGAATGCGCATACTTTCAGCCATCGGTGGCGGATCTTCTGCCACAGCCCGTCACAAGGAACCTGCATGACCATGAACCCTGGCGTTGCCCGCATCGCCATCACGATGGGAGATCCGGCCGGCATCGGCCCCGAGATCATCGTCAAGGCCGCCCATGCCATGCGCGATCGCATCGAGTCCGGTCGCCTGGCGCTGCAGGTGGTGGGAAGCGCCCGTGCGTTGGAAGAAGCCGAAGCGCAGCTGGATCTGCCCCGCCTGGCCACGCCGCTGTACGAAGCCATCGATGTCGGCCCCGTGACCGATCGGCTGGAGGTGGGCAAGGTCGGCGCCGCCGGTGGCGAGTGGGCCTTTCGCGCGGTGGAACGGGCGGTGCGCCTGGCCCAGGGCGGCCAGGCCGATGCCATCGTCACCGCGCCGCTGTCCAAGGAGGCGCTGCACATGGCCGGCCATCCGTTCGAGGGCCATACCGAGCTGCTGGCCCACCTGACCGGCCAGCGCGACGCGGTGATGATGCTGGCGCACGACGCGATGCGGGTGTCGCACGTCACCACGCACTGCGCGCTGTCCGAAGTGCCCAAGCGGGTGACGCCGCAGCGCCTGCAGCGGGTGTTCGAGGTCACGCTGGCGGCGCTGCGTTCGCTGGGCATTGCGCAGCCGCGCATCGCGGTGGCGGGCCTGAACCCGCATGCCGGCGAAGGCGGCATCCTGGGCAGCGAAGACGATGCGGTGGTGCGCCCGGCCATCGAGCGCTTCGCGGCACAAACCGGCGTGGACATCAGCGGCCCGATCCCGGGCGACACGGTGTTCATCAAGCTGCGCGCCGGCCAGTACGACGCGGTGGTGGCCATGTTCCACGACCAGGGTCACATCCCGGTGAAGCTGCTGGGCTTCAACGTCGACCCGGCCACCGGCAAGTGGCAGGCGATCAGCGGCGTCAACATCACGCTGGGGCTGCCCATCCTGCGCACCTCGGTCGACCACGGCACCGCCTTCGACATCGCTGGCAAGGGCATCGCCAATGCCGACAGCCTGGTCGACGCGGTGGACTACGCGCTGCGCCTGATCCAGGGGCGGGCCGCGCAATGAATGCCACGCCGTACCCCGCCGGCCGCCTGCACCCGCGTGAGGGCGTGCCGGGCGTGATGGAAGCCGACCTGCCGCCACCGCGCGTGCAATGCCATGCCGCCAACCTGATGACGCTGGGCGACGGCGCGCTGGGCTGCGTGTGGTTCAGCGGCACGCAGGAAGGCGTGGCCGACATCTCGGTGTGGTTCTCGCGCCTGGCGCCCGACAGCGACACCTGGAGCGAGCCGGTACAACTGTCGCAAGACCCCACACGCTCGGAGCAGAACCCCATCCTGTTTCCGGCGCCCGACGGCCGGCTGTGGCTGATCCACACCGCGCAGCGCGCCGGCAACCAGGACACCGCCCTGGTGCGCTGCCGCATCTCGGAGGATCACGGCCGCACCTGGGGGCCGACGCGCGACCTGTTCACCCAGGCCGGCATCTTCGTGCGCCAGCCGGTGGTGGTGCTCGACAACGGCGACTGGCTGCTGCCCATCTTCCACTGCCCCACCGAGCCGGGGCAGAAGTGGGCCGGCCACGACGACACCAGCGCGGTGATGATCTCGCCCGACCACGGCGCCAGCTGGCACGAAGTGCCGGTGCCCGAAAGCACCGGCTGCGTGCACATGAGCATCGTGCCTGGCCGCCGGCCGGGCGAATTGATCGGCTTTTTCCGCAGCCGCTGGGCCGACCATGTGTACCGCAGCGTGTCCACCGACCGCGGCCGCCACTGGACGGCGCCGCAGCCCACCGAGCTGCCGAACAACAACTCGTCCATACAAGTCGCGCGGCTGGCCAGCGGTGCGCTGGCCATCGTCTTCAACCAGAGCAGCGCCGCCGACGCCACCGAACGCCGTGCCTCGCTGTACGACGAGATCGACGATGGCGACGGCCGCACCGAGGCCGTGGCCCGCGGCCGCAGTGCCTTCTGGGGCGCACCGCGCGCGCCGATGACGGTGGCGCTGTCCGACGACGACGGCCTGACCTGGCCGCACCGCCAGCACCTGGAAACCGGCGATGGCTACTGCATGAGCAACAACTCGCAGCAGCAGCTCAACCGCGAGTACTCCTACCCCTCGATCCACCAGAGCGCCGACGGTGCCCTGCAGATCGCCTACACGGTGTTCCGCCAGCGCATCCGCCACCTGCGGCTGACGGAAGCCTGGGTGCGCCAGGCACCCGCCCAGCCCCACGCCTGAACAACAACGGAGACATGTCCATGAACCGCAAGACCTTCCTGGCTGCCGCCATCGGCGCCGCGCTGTCCATCGCCGCCGGTGCCGCGCTCGCCCAACCCTACCCGGCCAAGCCGATCACGCTGGTGATCCCCTTCCCGCCCGGCGGCACGCTGGACACCGTGGGCCGCGCGCTGGCGCAAAAGCTCGGCCAGCAGATGGGCCAGACCATCGTGGTGGACAACAAGCCGGGTGGCGCCGGCACCATCGGCGCGATGGCGGTCAAGCAGGCCAAGGCCGACGGCTACACGCTGCTGTTTTCGCCCTCCACCCATACCACCACGCCGATGACGATGAAGGCGGCGCCGTACGACGTGGTCAAGGACTTCACGCCCATCGCGCTGGTGGCCAAGGCGCCGCTGGCCATCGCCTTGAACAAGAACCTGCCGATCACCGACGTGAAGTCTCTGCTGGCGTATGGCAAGGCCAACCCCGGCAAGCTGAGCTTTGCGATCGGCTCCACAGGCTCGGCCGGCCACCTGTCCACCGAGTTGCTGCGCCGCGCCGGCGGCATCGAGTACCTGATCGTGCCGTACAAGGGCTCCGCACCGGCCTACCAGGACCTGGTCGGCGGCCAGATCGACGGCTTCGTCGACCCGATCCTGGGCTCGTCTTCCTTTGCCAAGGCCGGTCAGCTGAAGGTCATCGCCGTCACCTCCAAGAGCCGCCTGCCCAGCCTGCCCGACGTGCCGGCCGTGGCCGAGACCATCCCCGGCTACGAGTTCTACAGCTGGTACGGCCTGTGGGCGCCGGCCGGGCTGCCGGCCGAGCTGGCCGACAAGCTCAATGCCGAGGTGAACAAGGCCCTGGCCACCGACATGCGCGAGCGGCTGGAGTCGCAAGGCCTGCTGCTCACCCCCGGCACCATCGCCGACTTCGTCGCCTTCCAGAGGGAAGACATGGCGCGCTCGGCCAAGATCATCAACGACGCGCACATCCGCGCCGAGTGACCGACACACCCCCATGAGGAAGCAGCCATGAATCCCCTGGCCCACCGCATACCCCTGGTGCTGCCGCCGGTCGAGTTCGGCACCGGCGCCCTGGCCAGCCTAGCCGCCTTCGCCCGCGAGCGCGGCGCCCGCCGGCCGATGGTGGTGGCCGACGCCTTCAACGCCCAGCGGGTGGACCTGCTCGGCCTGCCCGGCGAAGTGATCCTGTTCGGCGAGGTGGTGCCCGAGCCCGACGTGCCCAACCTGGACAAGGCGCTGGCCATGGCCCGTGAAGCGAAGCCCGACCTCATCGTCGGCTTCGGCGGCGGCAGCGCGATGGACGTGGCCAAGCTGGTGGCGGTGCTCACGCTGGGCTCGCAGACGGTGCACGAGGTGGTCGGCCCCGACAAGGTGCTGGGACCGCGGTTGCCGCTGGTGCAGGTGCCCACCACCGCGGGCACCGGCAGCGAAGTGGGCATGCGGGCGCTCGTGAGCGACCCCGCCACCCGCAACAAGCTGGCCGTGCAAAGCCGGCTGATGCTGGCCGACCTGGCCATCGTCGACCCCGCGCTGACGATGAGCGTGCCCGCCTCGCCCACCGCCGCCGCCGGCATCGACGCGATGACCCACTGCGTGGAGGCGCTGACCAACCGCAAGGCGCATCCGGCCATCGACCTGTACGCGCTGGAAGGCATCCGCCTGGTGGGCCAGCACCTGCCGGCCGCGGTGCGCGACGGCAGCGATGCACAGGCCCGCGCGGGCCTGGCGCTGGCCGCGCTGTACGGGGGCATCTGCCTGGGGCCGGTGAACACCACGGCGGGCCATGCAGTGGCCTATCCGCTGGGCACGCGCCACCACATCGCCCACGGCCTGTCGTGCGCGGTGATCTTTCCGCACACGCTGGCTTTCAACGCCCCCGTGGTACCCGAACGCACGCAGGCCGTGCTGCGCGCCATGGGCCTGGGCGACGACCTTCGCGAAGCCGCGATCGTCGACCGGGCCAGCCAGTGGTGCGCGCAGCAGGGGGTGGAGATGCGCATGTCGCGCCTGGGCATTCCCGAGCACGACCTGGACACCATGGCCGACGAGGCCTTCAACATCCGCCGACTGCTGGACAACAACCCGCGCGAGATCAGCCGCGACCAGATTCGCGCGATCTACCAAGCCGCCTTCTGAGGACCACCGACATGGCCAACGACCTTCATCCGCGCGGCGTCTTCTGCGCTGCCCTCACCCCGGTCGATGCCGACTTGCGGCCCGACCATGCACGCTTCGTCGAACATTGCCGCCGGCTGGTGGCCGATGGCTGCACCGGCGTGGCCATCCTGGGCACCACCGGCGAAGCCAATTCGTTTTCCACCGGCGAGCGCAAGGCCCTGCTGGAAGCTGCGATCGAAGGTGGCCTCAAGCCCCAGCAACTGCTGCCCGGCACCGGCGTCACCGCCCTGACCGAGACGGTGGAGCTGACGCGCCACGCCTTGTCGATGGGCGTGGACACGGTGGTGATGCTGCCGCCCTTCTACTACAAGGACGTGAGCGAAGAAGGCCTCTTCGCCGCCTATGCCGAGACCATCGAGCGCGTGGGCGACGCGCGGCTGCGCGTGGTGCTGTACCACATCCCGCAGGTGTCGGCCCTGCCCATCCCCTTCGGGCTGATCGAGCGACTGCGGGCGCGCTACCCGGACACCGTGGTCGGCATCAAGGACTCGGCCGGCAAGCTGGACAACATGACTGCGATGGTCGATCGCTTCCCGGGCTTTGCGGTGCTGTCGGGCGCCGACCCGCTGATGCTGCCGCTGCTGCGCGCGGGCGGTGCCGGCGCCATCACCGCCACCACCAACCTGGTGGCCGCCGATCTGGCCTTCGTCTACCGCCACCATGCCGACCCGGCACGTGCGGCCGAAGTCGAGGCCGCCCAGGCGCGCGTGGTGGCCATGCGCACGCTGGCTTCCATCTACGCGCAGATGGCGTCGCTGAAGACGCTGCTGGCTGCCCGCACCGGGCACGACGGCTGGCGCCGGCTGCGGCCGCCGCTGCTGGCGCTGGATGCTGCTTCGGCGCAAGACCTGCTGCAGCGCCACCAAGCGCTGCTGGCCAGTCAGCGCGGCCAGTGAGGTGAGCATGCGCCCGACGGCCGTCGTCACCGGCGCCAGCTCCGGCATCGGCCTGGCGATCGTGCAGCGCCTGCTGGCCGATGGCTGGCAGGTCATGGGCCTGAGCCGGCGGCCGCCCGAGCTGCAGCACGCGTGCTACGAGCACCGGCCCGTGGACCTGCTGGACCGGCCCGCACTGGCACAGGCGCTGGAAGGCCTGCGCTGCGATGCGCTGGTGCATGCGGCGGGCGTGCTCAAGACCGGCCGCCTGGGTGAGCTGCAAGCGGCCGATGGCAGCGCCATGTGGCAGCTGCACGTGGCCGCCGCCGAAACGCTGGCCCAGGCCCTGGTCGGCCACATGCCCGAGGGCGGCCGCATCGTGCTGATCGGCAGCCGCACCGCCACCGGATCGCCCGGCCGCAGCCAATATGCGGCCAGCAAGGCCGCCCTGGTGGCCATGGCCCGCTCCTGGGCCGCCGAACTGGTGCCGCGGCGCATCACCGTCAACGTGGTGGCCCCCGCCGCCACGCAAACCCCGATGCTGGCCGACCCCGCCCGTGCGGGCGTGCAGCCCAAGCTGCCCCCAATGGGCCGCTTCATCCAGCCGACCGAAGTGGCCGCCACCACGGCCTTCCTGCTGTCGGAAGGCGCCGCGTCCATCACCGGCCAGCAGATCGTGGTCTGCGGGGGGGCGTCGTTGTAAGGGCCGGAACCTTGGGTTCCAATGCGTGGCGTTGCCCATCAACGCCGACCCCATGCTCACGATCCAACCAGCGCGATTTCCCGACGAACGAGACGACGTCGTCGCCATCTTCCAGGAGTACGTGCGAAGCCCGTCGGTCAGCCTGGACTTCCAGGACTACCAGCAGGAGTTCGCCACACTGCCCGGCGCTTACGCATCACCGGAAGGCTGCTTGCTGTTGGCGCGTGAAGGCGCTGCCGTGCTGGGCTGCGCTGCCATGCGACGGATCGATGCGACGACCTGCGAAATGAAGCGGGTGTATGTGCGGCCGGCGGCGCGCGGCAAGCAGCTTGGCCGCCGGCTGGTCGAAGCGATCCTCGCCGAAGCGAGGACGGCGGGCTACGCGCGCATCTGCCTCGACGTGCTACCCGAATTCGTGGCTGCGCAGCAGCTGTATGCCTCGCTGGGGTTCAGGTCCGCGGAGGCTGTCAGCTTCAACCCGGTTCCGGGCACCCGTTTCTTGGCGCTGGCGCTGCAGCAGCCAGAAGACGAACTGCTGGAAGCCATGGCCGAGATCCAGCGGGGAGACACCGTTCCGCTGGACGAGCTGTTGACTTCTTTGCCCCGGTAAGAGGCCCTGCGGCCCCACCGGGTCATGGGCTCACTGCAAGGGCACACCCGTCTTCTGCTGCAGTTCCTCGCGCGTCACGCCCGGGGCGATCTCCACGACCTTCAGGCCTTGCGGGGTCACGTCCATCACGGCCAGGTCGGTGATGATGCGGTTGACCACGCCCACACCCGTCAGCGGCAGGGTGCACTGGGGCAGGATCTTGAGGTCGGTGGTGCCGTCCTTCTTGCGGGCCACGTGCTCCATCAGCACGATGACGCGCGGCACGCCGGCCACCAGGTCCATCGCGCCGC encodes the following:
- a CDS encoding SDR family NAD(P)-dependent oxidoreductase produces the protein MRPTAVVTGASSGIGLAIVQRLLADGWQVMGLSRRPPELQHACYEHRPVDLLDRPALAQALEGLRCDALVHAAGVLKTGRLGELQAADGSAMWQLHVAAAETLAQALVGHMPEGGRIVLIGSRTATGSPGRSQYAASKAALVAMARSWAAELVPRRITVNVVAPAATQTPMLADPARAGVQPKLPPMGRFIQPTEVAATTAFLLSEGAASITGQQIVVCGGASL
- a CDS encoding GNAT family N-acetyltransferase, with the protein product MLTIQPARFPDERDDVVAIFQEYVRSPSVSLDFQDYQQEFATLPGAYASPEGCLLLAREGAAVLGCAAMRRIDATTCEMKRVYVRPAARGKQLGRRLVEAILAEARTAGYARICLDVLPEFVAAQQLYASLGFRSAEAVSFNPVPGTRFLALALQQPEDELLEAMAEIQRGDTVPLDELLTSLPR